The Pseudomonas nunensis genome includes the window ACAATTTGACTGGATAGTGCGCGTTTGGCCATGATGGCGTCGCCTTTTCGATAGGGATTGACGTATGTAAGATGCGTCAAAGCTAATCGATCTAAAAAAAGGCTAACAAATACCATTTAGTAATTAGCTTATGAGCCGATACCTGATATCCCGGTGCGGTTTTGGGTGAAAGTCTATATTCCATTGCGGTATGAAAAAGAATGAAATAATTCTTTTTGGGTTTATGAGGAATTCATTACCCTGCAGGGACCAAATCAATGCGGTTAGACCTTGGTCGTAGACGCACAAGGTTACGATTGACTTGTCAGTCACGGTCTGGCGCTAATCGCGCATCTTAGGATCCAGGGCATTCGACCCGGGACCAGGAACACAAGAATTAGAAAAGAGAGGAGCGAAACATGAATAAGTCCACCTTGGCCCTGGCTGTGGCCGTAGGGGTTTTGGCGCAGCAGGCAGGCGCCGCGGGGTTCATCGAAGACAGCAAGGCTACCTTGGGTCTGCGTAACTTCTACATCAACACGGACAACCGTGATTCGGCTGCCAAGACGGCTGCCGGCGTTCAAAACAAAAACGAAGAATGGGGCCAAGGCTTTGACCTGCGCTTCATCTCCGGCTACACCCAAGGCACCGTCGGCTTCGGTATCGATGCCATCGGCCTGCTGGGCATTCGCCTGGATTCGGGCGGCGGCACCAACGGCGCCACTGCTACTTCGTACGGCGGCACGGTTTTCCCAAGCAAGTCCAACGGCGAAGCGGTTGATAACTTCTCCAGCCTGGGCCTGACTGCCAAAGCCAAGATCTCCCAGACCGAACTGAAGCTGGGTACTCTGCAGCCAAAGAACCCGGTTATCGTGACCAACGACGGTCGTCTGCTGCCACAAACCTGGCAGGGTGGCCAGATCACTTCCGGCGAGATCAAAGACCTGACACTGGTTGGCGGTCAGATCGAAGCGGTTAAAGGTCGTAACTCCAGCAACAACGAGCAACTGTCGATTGGCGGCGCGAACAGCCCGACTGTCAGCGGTCGCGACAGCAACAAGTTCCTCTACGCTGGTGGTGACTACAAAATCACCAAAGACCTGACTGCCCAGTACTACTACGGCAACCTGGAAGATTTCTACAAGCAGCACTTCCTGGGTCTGGTTCACAACTGGGCTATCGGCCCGGGCGTATTGAAGTCTGACCTGCGCTACTTCAACAGCTCCGACGACGGTGCCAACGGCAACACCCCTGCTTACTACAGCACCGGTAACTACACCGGTACTGCCAGCGGTCGCGGTAAAGTCGACAACAACCTGTACAGCGGCCTGTTCCTGTACTCGGTGGCCGGTCACACCTTCGGTGGCGGTTACCAGGTCAGCAACGGTAGCAGCGACTTCCCTTGGTTGAACCAGGGCGACGGTTCGTCGAACTACACCATCACCGACATGCAGATCCAGAAGTTCGGCCGTGCCGGCGAGAAAACCTGGCAAGCACGCTACTCGTATGACTTCGCCAAGGTTGGCCTGCCAGGCGCAACCGCTGGTGTTGTTTACCTGCGTGGCGACAACATCGACACCGTGGGCGCCAACGGCCGCGAGAACGGTTCCGGCCGCTCCGAGTGGGAACGCGACCTGACCCTGGCTTACGTTGTGCCAGAAGGCCCGCTGAAAAACCTGGGCTTCATGTGGAAAAACGCCATGTGGCGCAACGACATCCCAGGCCAGCGCGACCAGGACGAAAACCGTCTGATCGTCAGCTACTCGATCCCGCTGTTGTAATAGCGCGCTCCAGTAGGCCTGCGTAAATAAAGCCCCGCCCGGCACCTCGCCGGGCGGGGCTTTTGCGTTTTCAAGGCGGAGTCACCCCCGTAATCCCGCCCTGAAATTGCCCCTCTTTTGCAGCTACTCAAGGCCTTCTCGAACCTTGTGGGCGATGTTCGTCGCGATGGCCCGGCAGGTCCAGTGAACAGATCTTTAATATTCACTTATGATCTAAATAAATCGATATTTATTCTTTTTAATTCAATCGGAATGCAGGCACAGTTGAGCTCAACAAGCACTCACCAGGAGCAGCACCATGAGCCTCAGACTTGGCGATATCGCCCCCGATTTCGAACAGGATTCCAGCGCCGGCACCATCCGTTTCCACGAATGGCTCGGCGATAGCTGGGGCGTGCTGTTTTCCCATCCGGCGGACTTCACCCCGGTGTGCACCACTGAACTGGGCTTCACCGCCAAGCTCAAGGATGAATTTTCCAACCGTGGCGTCAAAGCCATCGCCCTGTCGGTTGACCCGGTGGACTCGCACCACAAGTGGATCGAGGACATCAACGAGAGCCAGAACACCCTCGTCAACTTCCCGATCCTGGCCGATGCTGATCGCAAGGTCTCGGATCTGTACGACCTGATTCACCCGAACGCCAACGACACCCTGACCGTGCGCTCGCTGTTCGTGATCGACCCGAACAAGAAGGTTCGGCTGACCATCACCTACCCGGCCAGCACCGGTCGCAACTTTCATGAAATCCTGCGGGTGATCGACTCGCTGCAACTCACCGACAACTACAAAGTCGCCACCCCGGCCAACTGGCAGGACGGTGATGAAGTGGTGATCGTGCCGTCGCTCAAGGACGAAGACGAAATCAAGAAACGCTTTCCGAAAGGTTATCGCGCGGTGAAGCCGTACCTGCGCCTGACGCCACAACCGAACCGTTGATTTGAAATGCCGCCCCTGTAGGAGCGAGGCTTGCCCGCGAAGAGGCCATCACGTCTGACGCCAATGTTGGCCATGACAACGCCTTCGCGGGCAAGCCTCGCTCCTACAAGGGCGGTGAAACGCATCCACAAAGCAGGGGATTTCAGGCCGTTCTTACGGCCTATTTTTTTGCCTGGAAAATGATTATTCGCATAGATCTAAAAAGAATAACCAAATGAATAAATATGATTTATGGATATATAAATCACCTGTTAAGGTCACTCCATCGAAGCGAGATCGCGCACTGCGAATCGCCCATAACGCTCAAGGAATCACCTGAATGCTGGTCGTCTCACTCGGTGGCAGCCCCAGCCAACGCTCTCGTTCCGGGGTGCTGCTGGAGCGTTCTCAACGCTGGTTGCAAGAACAAGGAGTGGAAGTGGTGAGTTACCAGGTACGGGACTTCCCGGCCGAAGACTTGCTGCACGCACGTTTTGACAGCCCGAAGGTGATCGACCTGTTGCAACAGATTGAAAACGCCGATGGCCTGCTGATTGCCACGCCGGTCTACAAGGCATCGTTCTCCGGTGCGTTGAAAACCGTACTGGACTTGCTGCCTGAGCGCGCCCTGGCCCACAAAGTTGTATTGCCCATGGCCACCGGCGGCAGCATCGCCCACATGCTGGCGGTGGATTACGCGCTCAAGCCGGTGCTGTCGGCACTCAAGGCCCAGGAAATGCTCCACGGGATCTTCGCCGTGGACAGCCAGATCGCTTACGGCGAAGGCAGTGCCCAGGCGCAA containing:
- the ssuE gene encoding NADPH-dependent FMN reductase; the encoded protein is MLVVSLGGSPSQRSRSGVLLERSQRWLQEQGVEVVSYQVRDFPAEDLLHARFDSPKVIDLLQQIENADGLLIATPVYKASFSGALKTVLDLLPERALAHKVVLPMATGGSIAHMLAVDYALKPVLSALKAQEMLHGIFAVDSQIAYGEGSAQAQLAPELEQRLNESLELFFSAMARRPKPIDPHLLNERLLSARWSI
- a CDS encoding OprD family porin, giving the protein MNKSTLALAVAVGVLAQQAGAAGFIEDSKATLGLRNFYINTDNRDSAAKTAAGVQNKNEEWGQGFDLRFISGYTQGTVGFGIDAIGLLGIRLDSGGGTNGATATSYGGTVFPSKSNGEAVDNFSSLGLTAKAKISQTELKLGTLQPKNPVIVTNDGRLLPQTWQGGQITSGEIKDLTLVGGQIEAVKGRNSSNNEQLSIGGANSPTVSGRDSNKFLYAGGDYKITKDLTAQYYYGNLEDFYKQHFLGLVHNWAIGPGVLKSDLRYFNSSDDGANGNTPAYYSTGNYTGTASGRGKVDNNLYSGLFLYSVAGHTFGGGYQVSNGSSDFPWLNQGDGSSNYTITDMQIQKFGRAGEKTWQARYSYDFAKVGLPGATAGVVYLRGDNIDTVGANGRENGSGRSEWERDLTLAYVVPEGPLKNLGFMWKNAMWRNDIPGQRDQDENRLIVSYSIPLL
- a CDS encoding peroxiredoxin, coding for MSLRLGDIAPDFEQDSSAGTIRFHEWLGDSWGVLFSHPADFTPVCTTELGFTAKLKDEFSNRGVKAIALSVDPVDSHHKWIEDINESQNTLVNFPILADADRKVSDLYDLIHPNANDTLTVRSLFVIDPNKKVRLTITYPASTGRNFHEILRVIDSLQLTDNYKVATPANWQDGDEVVIVPSLKDEDEIKKRFPKGYRAVKPYLRLTPQPNR